The region ACTTTTACCGAAAGTAAATTCCAAATTAATCTGCTTTACATTCAGAAAAAATTCGAAACTGCACTATCATCATTGAACTTAGAACGAAACCACATTTTATTTATTGATGGAATAGACATTCGACCAAGAAATATTCCTTTTGAAGATTATCTTGAATGTATTAAAGGATTAGCTAATGCCGTATGGACACTGAACAATGATTTCTTTTCTCAAGTAAAAGACTCTAAAGGACGATTAAAAGTAATGATGCTTGTTAGGCCAGATATTTTCTCCCTATTAGGGCTTCAGAATCTTAATAATAAAATTCGTGACAACGGTGTCCTTCTGGACTGGAAAACAACATATCCCGAATATAGGAATTCTGGTCTGTTTAAGATGGCTGATAATATTTTAAATTCTCAACAGACCGAATTTTTTGAATTAGGTAAATCGTGGGACTTTTATTTTCCTTTCAAGAACGAAACAAGAACTGGAAAGAAAGATGACTCGTTTGTTTCTTTTTTGCGCTTTTCCATGTTTCGACCACGGGACATTGTTACAATGATGAAAATTTTGCAAGAAAATGTGAAACTGGAAGTGGATAGAAAACTACCCATAATCGATGAAGTTGATTTTGAAAATTCAACCTTTAGATCAAAATACTCCGATTACCTGCTGGGAGAAATAAAGGACTATCTCGCTTTTTATCATTCTGATTCAGATTATGAGATATTTCTAAAATTCTTTGAATTTTTAAACGGCAAAACTTCTTTTGTATATGATGAATTTATGTTTTGTTATAATCAATTTGCGGATCATATCGAGAAGAATTCGATTGAGGTGCCAATATTTTTCGGTTCAAGTGATAAATTCCTTCAGTTTCTCTTTGACCTAAATGTTATTTGCTATATAGAAGATACCGTTGATTCAGAACCTCATATTCACTGGTCTTATAGAGAAAGGACTTATTCTAACATTAATCCAAAAGTGAAGGAGGGTGTTCGATATTCAATCCATTATGGACTTCAAAAAGCATTTAACACAGGTAAAAGGTTTGAAAAGAGAACTATTAAGACTACAAGAAAAATTGACAATAAATAACTACCGCTAACAGCACATTGGCAAAATGCCGCCCGACATAAAATAATTGCCGCGCGAAAAGCGCGGCAGACAATAATGAAGGCGGCACTTCGCCAATCCGCAAGCCGTTACCTCTACGCTTTCTCGCTTACGCTATCGCGTTAGAACATTTGTTGTTTAAGGAATCTCAGAAAAATTTGATCACAACTTATCGTACTCGCTCTTCACAAACAACGCTAACTCTTTTACGTACTCCGGCGAGAAATTAAATTCTATGCCGGCTGCTTTGTAAATTTCAGGAATGGTTTTGGTGTAACCTAAAGCTAAAGCGGTTTTGTATTGCTCAATGGCCTGCTTAGGATTTTTCTTATAATTTCTCCAAACCGCAATGGCGCCTAATTGCGCGAAACCGTATTCAATATAATAAAACGGTACTTCAAATAAATGCAATTGCACCTGCCAACGGCGCTTCAAATTGGCTTCCAATCCCTCGTAATTCACTACCCCGCTGCCAAAGTCTTTCATGATTTGTGTCCAGGCCGCATAACGGTCGACAACACTATGCTCGGGGTTTTCATAAATCCAATGCTGGAATTTATCCACGGCAGCAATCCACGGCAAAGCATCCAACACACTTTCTAATTGCTGGCGCTTGGCGCGCTTTAAATCATCAGCATTCGGAAAAAATGAATCCCAATGTTCCATTGAGATTAACTCCATGCTCATACTCGCTAACTCTGCCACTTCACTTGGCGGTGATTTAAAGTCCACTAAATCCAAAGGAATATCTAAGAAAGAATGAATGGCATGTCCGCCTTCGTGCACCATCGTCACCATGTCGCGGTGTAAGCCAACGGCATTCATAAATATAAACGGAATCTCCGTTTCATATAATGGATATTGGTAGCCCCCCGGTGCTTTTCCTAAGCGGGATTCTAAATCCAATCGTCCCATTTTATCCATGGTCTTAACGCAATCTGCAAACCAAGGATCAATTTTATTAAAACAATCAATGGTCTTTTCGGTTAGGTCCTTACCGTTAGTAAATGGTTTTAACGGCGGTTTGCCTTCAGCATCCACTTCTTTGTCCCATGGACGGTAATCATTTAATTTTAATAATTCCTTACGCTTTTTCTCTTGCTCCGTCACTAAAGGTACCACATGCTTTTGCACAGCCTCGTGAAAGTTTAAGCAATCTTTTACCGTGTAATCAAAACGCCCTAAGGATTGATGTTTAAAATCACGGAAGTTTTTAAAGCCGGTGTTTAATGCCACCTGATGGCGCAATTTAATAAGCTCCGTATATAAATCGTTTAATGAAGTTTCATCCTGCGCGCGGCGGTTCTGAATTTTGTGGTACACTTCTTCACGCACATTGCGGTTAAGGTCTTTTAAAAACACCGATGCCTTTTGCAAAGTCATTTTTTCACCGTTATGCTCAATGCTCTGCGCGCCGGAAATTTCTCCAAAGTGCTGTTCCTTTTGTTGCAACTCCGTTAACAGTGGAATGTTTTTCTCTCTGAATAATTCAATGCTGTTTTTAATCCCACGCAGATAAACAAAATATTTATCCTTGTTTAAACTGTTTACAAATGGAGATTCCACCAGTTTTTTATTCAGCTCATTGCTGATTGGAGAAATGTGCGGCTCGATGTTCACCACAAAATCATTGAAGCTGTTGCGTAGTTCTTCATTGGCGGTATCGCAGGTCATTTTGATATAACGCCAGGCCATGTTCTCGCTCACTACGGCACCGAGTTCATTATAATCCTTCAGCCATTTTTCTAACTCAGCTTCGGATGAAATAGTTCTGTTTTGTAAATCCTTAAAATAAGGCTCTAACAATTCCCACGTTGTAATGGTAAAATCTTTTGGTATGTAGTTGCGTTGCATATAAACCCGTTGTTGACCTCACCCTTAATCCCTCTCCTTTTAGGAGAGGGGGGACCGCTTGCGGTGGGTGAGGTTTATTTAAATTCTAAATGTTGATTCTTTTCCGATTTTGTCGAAGTTCTCTTGCAACCAGGCATCAGCGGCTTTGTAACCTAGTTCCTTAATGTGCATGAGAAAATCCCATGATGTATTTAGTTTACTCGATAAATTTAAATCGCCTAAATGCGCATCGGCACTAATATGATGAATATGCACTTTTTGCGCCTTATCATCTATTTTAATTCCTTTGGCAATTAAATCCTGTTTGAACTGTATGTGTTTTAATTCGTGCATTAATGCGGAGTTAAAACTTATTTCATTCACTCGGTCTTTAATCTCTTCAATGTTCGACGGTACGTTTTTTATTTTAATCGGATTAATTTGAATTAATAAAATATCGTCAGCGTCTTCGGTATGTTCAATTAAGGGCTCTAAAGGAGGATTTCCCATATAACCGCCATCCCAATAATATTCTCCGTCAATTTCAACCGCTTTATACAAGTAAGGCAAACAAGCCGAAGCTAAAATCGCTTTCGCTGAAATTTCAGATGGGCCAAAAACTTTCGGTTCACAGGTGCGCACATTGGTTGCGCAAACAAATAATTTAGGCGGATTAAATTTATGAAGTTCGTTAAAGTCGATTAAATCGTTCAATATTTTTTCGAGCGGATTAAAGCCAAGCGGATTAAATTGCGAAGGCGCTAAGTTTTCTGTTGTCATGCTGAAAAATTTGTAAGTAGGCGAATAGTCCATGTTCCCTTTACTTACCATTTTATCAAACCACGTAGGTTGCAATCCGGATAATTTTCCTGCTTCGGAAATTTTATGCCAGAACTTCACGAGCAAATGCTTCGCCATATTCCGGCCACCTTTATTTAAACCGTAAATGGTACAAACCCCATTCATGGCGCCGGCACTGGTGCCGCAAATTCCCTCGATATCAATGCGCTCATCATCCAATAGGCGATCAATAATGCCCCATGAATAAGCTCCGTGCGCTCCTCCACCCTGAAGGGCTAAGTCAATTTTTTTTGTTTTCATATTACTATTAATCCTTTCCGTCTAATAACTCCGTAAAATTGTGTCTCAATCCCTGAAGGGTAAAATCAAGTTCTCTTGTCCCTTTATTTAACTCAAACCTACTAACTTGTATATTTGCTCATTAAACCTCAGAATTGATTTTTCTCCTTCATGGTAAATTTAAATAAAAGTATCTTTGCATTATGCAGGAAAATACCCAAGAACTCATAAATTATTTGTCTGGTTTTGTTAGCGATAGAAGAAAACAACGTTTACACGATGTTTTAGAAGAGAGAATGCGTCACATGACCGTTGTTTTGGAAGATGTATATCAGGCGCATAATGCCAGCGCAGTGTTGCGCAGTTGCGATTGCTTTGGTGTGCAGGATGTGCACTTCATTGAGAACAGAAATAATTTCAAAATCAGTGAAGATGTGTCGATGGGCTCCACGCAATGGTTGAGTATTTATAAATACAGAGAGAAAGAAAACAATACTAAAAAGTGTTTGCAGGATTTAAAGAGCAAAGGCTACAGAATTGTGGCTACCACGCCGCATAAGGACGATTGCACGATTTCTGAATTGGATGTGAGTAAACCATTTGCTTTGGTATTTGGTACAGAAATAGATGGTATAACACAGGATGTTTTTGAGGTGGCGGATGAGTTTGTGAAAATTCCGATGTACGGATTTACCGAGAGTTTTAATATCAGTGTGAGCGCGGCTTTATGCATGTATGAACTTACGACACGCATCCGCAAACAAAATATTCCTTATCAACTGAGCGAAAAAGAAAAAGAAGAAATTTATCTGGAATGGCTAAAAGCTTCGATTAGCAAACCGGATTTGATTATAAAGGATTATTATAGTAAGAAGTGATTTCGCGTCGAGTGAAGTTATGACGTGTAATATTTACTCTGTCAGTTCGAGCGGAGTCGAGAACTAAAACAGTTTTTAATGCGTCTCGACTTCGCTCGACGTGACACTAATACTTACTTCCGCTTGTGCCGATATTTTCCACCGGATGCCAGGTGGTTTTTTAAAATCAATGTGATCCGAAAAAGTGAGTCAAGCATCTATTTGATGCTTTCCACCTCATATAGTATTGCGTAATCTATTCTGTCTATTACCTTACATTGGTACTTAGTATTTAAGGCCAGCTTTAAACTATCTTCCGAAATCAAAACTCTTTCGCCAACATTAAAATCCACATCTCCTTTAATTCGCATGTCTTGCCTTTTTTCACGTAAAACATATTTGTAAAAAAGTAAGGAACCGTTATAATTAGAGGTAAGGATACTCAGTCCATTCAGGTTGCTTTTTGCTTTGATCTTTTTGTGCAGATATATTTCACATGCTTCAAGCTTTTTCTCACCATTAGCTATTGTATTCCCCTGCGATCTGCGAAAAGCCACTGAAAATGGCCAAACAAATATGATCATAATTACAAGCACCAGGTGTAGTGTTTTAACATTATCTATACTAAAAAGTGAAGTAATGATTTTCATTATACCATAACCTACTAGAACAGCCATAAGTGGATACAAAGGCATATCATACCATTCAAGTTTAGTTGTGGAAAGAGAAATTATTATCAAATAAGAAATCAAACAATAAATAATTGTATCTAATATTATTTGAATTTTATCAGTAATAAGATTTTTACGCGACCAAAAGTGATAACTAATTGAAATAATCAGAAGTGCGAACCATGTTGCAAACCTTTTATAAAATAAACTATCAATATAAAAACTAAACGGTTCGCCATGGCTCTCAACGGCAACAAGTAATCTGCCAGCGTCCTTAAAAAGTAATTCCTTTAAATAGCCCTTTGTGTCACTTTCCCTTAAATACACTAACATACCGTTAAAAAACAAGAACAATAAAATGCCAAATACAAAGTAACGGCTGAGAATAAACTCTTTCGTTTTTCCTTTTTTGTATAAAACGAATACCATTGCAGGAACAAACAAAAGTGCGGCAAATAGCTTTGTCGCAAACGCAAGAGTTAAAAACAAAAAGAAGAAGCCGACATGCTTTTGGTTTCCTTCAATAAGAAATTTTATAAAAAACAATAAGCTACAAAAAACAAACAATGTAAGAGTTGCATCAGCTTCGCCAGTCCTTGCAGTATGAAATCCGATAAACCCATTTGATACTAAAAGCACCAATGCGCTTATCCAGGCCATAAGTACATTAAAATGCTTTTTTACAAAAGAAAAAACTAACATTATTACTACTGCGGTAGCAATAGCAGAAGGAAGTCTTACTGCCAACTCGTTATAGCCAAGCAGCTTTACAAAAGGTATTTGTATCCAAGACGTAAGTGGTGGTTTGGTATTAAAAAGATCCGGTTCATTGTTGAAGTATAAAGAAAAATAATTTGAATTATTCATCATTTCATAAGTGTTCACCGCGAACATTGACTCGTCCCACCACCGCAAATGAAAACTGTCCAGTTTTATAAAAACAATCAAGTAAATCAGGGCGAACAACCCAATATACTGAAAGAAAGAAGTTGATTTACTTGATTTCATAATACTACTATCACATTTAACCCTTATTCCTGATACCCTTAAAGTTCAAACACAACAATCTAAATAATTCAGTAGTATTGGTTAGTTTCATCCGAATCCACCCTCAATACTTACTTCCGCTTGTGCCGATATTTTCTACCGGATGCCAGGTGGTTTTGATTTCCTGAAGGTCTTGAATTAAATAAGGGTTTTGCGAATCGGCTTTGGTCCAGTCTTTGTCCCAATAAAACACGCGCTTCACATTTAAAGAAGCATTTTCACCAATGGTTTTTATTTCTTCCTTCTTATTACGGCAGTAAATTAAAGCGTTTACATCCATATGTGAAGAAAAATGCGAATGCAACTCTTCGGACGTACCGGTTAAAATATTCACTACACCGCCGGGTAAATCGGAAGTGGCTAATACTTCACCTAATGTGATACTGCATAATGGCATTTTTTCGGAGGCTAAAACGACACATACGTTTCCACCCGCAATAACCGGTGCAATAACAGAAACTAATCCTAAGAGAGAAGATTTTTCAGGCGCTACAATGCTTACTACTCCCATTGGTTCCGGCACCGAAAAGTTGAAGTGTGAGGAGGAAACCGGATTTACCGTAGAGAACATTTGCTGATACTTATCGCACCATCCTGCATAATACACCCAACGGTCGACAGATAGCTGCACTTCAGCTTCTGCCTGTTTTTTGGTTAAGCCTTGTTGCACTAACTCGTTGACAAATTGCTCTTTTCTTCCTTCCAGCATTTCCGCTACACGGTATAAAATTTGTCCGCGGTTAAAATGAGTTTTTCCGCTCCAGCCTGCGAAGGCCGAACGCGCTGCTACCTCAGCATTACGAAAATCTTTGCGTGAGGATAGACTCACGTTAGCGATCACTTCTTTCTTTGCATTCATGAGTGTATAATAACGGCCGCTTTCGGTACGGGGAAACTGACCGCCGATATATAATTTGTAGGTTTTTAAAACTTCTATTCGTGACATTGCTTAAAATTACAACTTTCAGGACTAAAGCCCAAGCAGAATATATTCACACAACCACTGCCTTAAGGTGGTCATTTCAGGGCTAAAGCCCAGGTACAGTGCTTTGTTTAACAGCGGCCTTAAGGCCGCTGTTAGTTAATACTCGAGATTGGGCTTTAGCCCTGAGGATATAACGAAAACTACTTATAACAAACCCGTAAAAAAGCGCGTAATGCTTTGTTAGACGCTTTTGGCGATTCTAAAAATCCCATATGACCGTCGTGCTCCAGGTATAATAAATGTCGGTTCTGAATTTTTTGTGACTGCTCCATTAATTGCCAGGCAGGCAAAACATTATCATGCTCCCCTATCACCATCATAATGGGATATTCCACTAATCCTAAAATCACACTGCGGTCCGGACGATCCTTCATGCCTTCCAATGCAGAAATAATCCCCTGCTTTTTAGTTTTACCTGCTATTTTAGAAGCAAAGGCCAATTCCTTTTTTAAATATTTTAAATTTTTAGAGGCAAAAAGATTTCTTATCACTTCTGTTGTGTATATACGGTGATTCGCCTTCACCACTTTTATTGAACGGGTTCTGTCGCGTTTTTTTTCTTCACTATCAGCGTAAGCTGAGGAATGATATAAGCAAATCCCTTTGATATTATCAGGAAACAAATCTGCAAAAGCTAAGGCCGCGTAACCACCCATGCTATGTCCAACTAAAACGTATTTCTTTAAATGCAAATGATCCAACACCGCTTTCACGCTTTTGGCTAAAAGATCCATGGTGTGTACATACCCGAAATTATCAGAGCCGCCATGTCCGGGTAAATCAATAGCGATAACGCGATAGGATTTAGAAAGATTAGAAATAGTTTGCTCCCAAATTTCGTGCGAACCTAAAAAACCATGCAGCAAAACAACGACTCTTCCTTTCCCGGCATCGGAAAAATGAATGTCACCGTTTTTGAATTTTGCTTTCTTTATCATTTAAATTCCTTTAAACTCCAAACTGCTTTAAATGATGATCGAGATGCTTGTACTGAAGTATATCCCATTCTTCAGCAATCATGGGTCCAAAGAAGGAATGTACTTTATTGGTAATTCCATTGGGACCTTTAGCGCTGAATTCCTGAAGTTTCTCAATCAGTTTCTTTCTTTCCATTTCAAA is a window of Bacteroidota bacterium DNA encoding:
- a CDS encoding funZ protein gives rise to the protein MREYKDLNLGFGDAENYKKKEFKELLNRYFIRNDELYAVLKPTNYFLVGDKGTGKTAYSLYLANNDFSNTSSYLNYIRETEYVKFIKLKKEKHLTLTEYANIWKVLIYLLISQQIQKSEKETVIFSKFSKFRPLQDAIDTFYKSAFSPEIIFALNIIDETKEVAELLHKAFKVAGEEKHSETFTESKFQINLLYIQKKFETALSSLNLERNHILFIDGIDIRPRNIPFEDYLECIKGLANAVWTLNNDFFSQVKDSKGRLKVMMLVRPDIFSLLGLQNLNNKIRDNGVLLDWKTTYPEYRNSGLFKMADNILNSQQTEFFELGKSWDFYFPFKNETRTGKKDDSFVSFLRFSMFRPRDIVTMMKILQENVKLEVDRKLPIIDEVDFENSTFRSKYSDYLLGEIKDYLAFYHSDSDYEIFLKFFEFLNGKTSFVYDEFMFCYNQFADHIEKNSIEVPIFFGSSDKFLQFLFDLNVICYIEDTVDSEPHIHWSYRERTYSNINPKVKEGVRYSIHYGLQKAFNTGKRFEKRTIKTTRKIDNK
- a CDS encoding M3 family oligoendopeptidase, whose product is MQRNYIPKDFTITTWELLEPYFKDLQNRTISSEAELEKWLKDYNELGAVVSENMAWRYIKMTCDTANEELRNSFNDFVVNIEPHISPISNELNKKLVESPFVNSLNKDKYFVYLRGIKNSIELFREKNIPLLTELQQKEQHFGEISGAQSIEHNGEKMTLQKASVFLKDLNRNVREEVYHKIQNRRAQDETSLNDLYTELIKLRHQVALNTGFKNFRDFKHQSLGRFDYTVKDCLNFHEAVQKHVVPLVTEQEKKRKELLKLNDYRPWDKEVDAEGKPPLKPFTNGKDLTEKTIDCFNKIDPWFADCVKTMDKMGRLDLESRLGKAPGGYQYPLYETEIPFIFMNAVGLHRDMVTMVHEGGHAIHSFLDIPLDLVDFKSPPSEVAELASMSMELISMEHWDSFFPNADDLKRAKRQQLESVLDALPWIAAVDKFQHWIYENPEHSVVDRYAAWTQIMKDFGSGVVNYEGLEANLKRRWQVQLHLFEVPFYYIEYGFAQLGAIAVWRNYKKNPKQAIEQYKTALALGYTKTIPEIYKAAGIEFNFSPEYVKELALFVKSEYDKL
- a CDS encoding patatin-like phospholipase family protein — encoded protein: MKTKKIDLALQGGGAHGAYSWGIIDRLLDDERIDIEGICGTSAGAMNGVCTIYGLNKGGRNMAKHLLVKFWHKISEAGKLSGLQPTWFDKMVSKGNMDYSPTYKFFSMTTENLAPSQFNPLGFNPLEKILNDLIDFNELHKFNPPKLFVCATNVRTCEPKVFGPSEISAKAILASACLPYLYKAVEIDGEYYWDGGYMGNPPLEPLIEHTEDADDILLIQINPIKIKNVPSNIEEIKDRVNEISFNSALMHELKHIQFKQDLIAKGIKIDDKAQKVHIHHISADAHLGDLNLSSKLNTSWDFLMHIKELGYKAADAWLQENFDKIGKESTFRI
- a CDS encoding RNA methyltransferase, with protein sequence MQENTQELINYLSGFVSDRRKQRLHDVLEERMRHMTVVLEDVYQAHNASAVLRSCDCFGVQDVHFIENRNNFKISEDVSMGSTQWLSIYKYREKENNTKKCLQDLKSKGYRIVATTPHKDDCTISELDVSKPFALVFGTEIDGITQDVFEVADEFVKIPMYGFTESFNISVSAALCMYELTTRIRKQNIPYQLSEKEKEEIYLEWLKASISKPDLIIKDYYSKK
- a CDS encoding glycosyltransferase family 39 protein; protein product: MKSSKSTSFFQYIGLFALIYLIVFIKLDSFHLRWWDESMFAVNTYEMMNNSNYFSLYFNNEPDLFNTKPPLTSWIQIPFVKLLGYNELAVRLPSAIATAVVIMLVFSFVKKHFNVLMAWISALVLLVSNGFIGFHTARTGEADATLTLFVFCSLLFFIKFLIEGNQKHVGFFFLFLTLAFATKLFAALLFVPAMVFVLYKKGKTKEFILSRYFVFGILLFLFFNGMLVYLRESDTKGYLKELLFKDAGRLLVAVESHGEPFSFYIDSLFYKRFATWFALLIISISYHFWSRKNLITDKIQIILDTIIYCLISYLIIISLSTTKLEWYDMPLYPLMAVLVGYGIMKIITSLFSIDNVKTLHLVLVIMIIFVWPFSVAFRRSQGNTIANGEKKLEACEIYLHKKIKAKSNLNGLSILTSNYNGSLLFYKYVLREKRQDMRIKGDVDFNVGERVLISEDSLKLALNTKYQCKVIDRIDYAILYEVESIK
- a CDS encoding aldehyde dehydrogenase family protein; this translates as MSRIEVLKTYKLYIGGQFPRTESGRYYTLMNAKKEVIANVSLSSRKDFRNAEVAARSAFAGWSGKTHFNRGQILYRVAEMLEGRKEQFVNELVQQGLTKKQAEAEVQLSVDRWVYYAGWCDKYQQMFSTVNPVSSSHFNFSVPEPMGVVSIVAPEKSSLLGLVSVIAPVIAGGNVCVVLASEKMPLCSITLGEVLATSDLPGGVVNILTGTSEELHSHFSSHMDVNALIYCRNKKEEIKTIGENASLNVKRVFYWDKDWTKADSQNPYLIQDLQEIKTTWHPVENIGTSGSKY
- a CDS encoding alpha/beta hydrolase, producing MIKKAKFKNGDIHFSDAGKGRVVVLLHGFLGSHEIWEQTISNLSKSYRVIAIDLPGHGGSDNFGYVHTMDLLAKSVKAVLDHLHLKKYVLVGHSMGGYAALAFADLFPDNIKGICLYHSSAYADSEEKKRDRTRSIKVVKANHRIYTTEVIRNLFASKNLKYLKKELAFASKIAGKTKKQGIISALEGMKDRPDRSVILGLVEYPIMMVIGEHDNVLPAWQLMEQSQKIQNRHLLYLEHDGHMGFLESPKASNKALRAFLRVCYK